The genomic segment aacaacatgaaaAGCACGGTGGTAGATTGGATGTTACGTTATATGTGTGTTGTGTACCATCAGGTCACATCTGACTTGCCGTGGCcgtaatgtgtttttttgaaggaatgtgagatatttaaagagtggttttaccattgctacccccagatcatcaagtgtaaggatgtgtccctgAAGACCAAGAccgagatcatccacactcttgtatttctgatcaccatgtatgtgtgtgaaagctggataggaaagaaagctgacgggaAAAAATGGATTCGAAATGCGGCATTGGAAGAACGCTTTGCAGATcacctggactaccagaaagacaagcaagaggGTCCTAGATCAAAGCAAGCCGGAGGCAGAaatattgaagctgaggctgtcctactttgagcacatcatgagaagacaggattctctggaaaagacaataatgccgggcaaagtggaaggcaacaggaaaagaggaagaccaaataaaataaatggactgACTCCTAAAGGGAGCCACAAGCTTGACTTTGCAGGAGTTGAGGAGGGCCgttgatgacaggacattttgagatCACTCATTCCTGGAGATACCAtatgtcagaggtgacttgacagctcataacaaaGATGTTAGCCTccttgaatcttttttttttttaaggagaaaagaggggtataaataaataaatagtgtgcctttttttttcttgccactaaaatccatgaaggagggaAGGATAGAATCGCTGCAGAGTGTCCTTTGATTGGTGGCACCGGGAACTGTCCAGCTGAAAATACCCTGAATCATCTTCAGTCTGGAGCTTGACCCTCATATTGCTACTTTTCTTTGGCCACGATGAAGCACAATTTTAGACATCCCAAATTTCCAGTTTGTAATCTGTGCTGGATACAGAATCTGAGTGATTGCTAGATTTTTATATCTTCGCCctgcaaaaaaaagaggatgaaCTATCAGCCCTATATTCTCCCAAGACACAGTTAGGCACTCCACTATCTTTTGaaccctgttcttttttttttttttaaactcctttccctttcttgtaCTGAGGGAACATTctgtatacagtagtacctcagtttacgaaatgAATGCGTTCTATGGGATGTTACATAAAGCGAAAAATTCGTTAAGCTGAAACGCGGATTGCCGTAGGAACGGGGGTGCCGTTACAAACCttcaggcacaatgcatcctagGGAAACGTTCTTCgtactctaaaaaaaaaaaaagtaaaccgaggcattattttcaatggattttgcttcgTAAACTAAAAATTACATTCGTAAACCGAGGGACGACTGTATAGAACTCTTTAAAAGAGTTAGTGATATTTTAGTTTTTGCAAGTATGGTGCTGCACATGCTGGACTGGGATTTGGAAAATGAAAGGTTCCAGTCTCTACTGAGGCATGAAATTTGCTGGGCGAGTTTGTGCAGTAAGGTTTTCTCCTGACCTACCGCATAGGGTTGttttgaaaatggggatgagaaGAGAGCCACGTATTTACACCTTGAGCTTCATGGCATGAAAAATTAATAGAAAtgtttaataatatatatattattataaaatattgTGGAACTCTTCCCCATTAGATAGTATCCAAGCACAAAAAGGAGAACAAACAAGTTAAATTGTGGAATATCTTTTGGGTTGACTCAGGAAACTGCAAGGACTTTGCtacctatatatatttttttcttctgatagTTGCATCTCTGTAATCATTTTATATCTTTCTGTTCCTTGTGATGCATTATTCAACTAACAGTTGCTCTcgtttgcaataaataaatgcctttctACCTGCAGCTTCGCAGCACTTACTCCGAGAGCAACATGGCTTGCTTCACCAGGGAGAACTTTTTCCTGGAGGACCTGGATCCGTATTACAGTGAAGACAGTGACCCCTGCTGGCAAGTCAAGCGGCAGCTCTCAAGATTAATTAAGAAGGTACTTGTCTTAATGACATCCACATGAAAAGAAGACACTTGACATTCACTTACGATAAACATTCCAGCTTGGCATCTTCCAGATGGGTTAGGTGATGACTCCCATCTGTCATCTCCTGTTGGTCGGGGAGCCAGTGTGATGTTGTAATTACAGCTGGGgtgggcaatacagtggtgccttgcttgacaaggataatccgttccagcaaaatcgctgtagaacgaaatcctcgtcaagcgaaatgaaaaagcccattgaattGTATTGAAAAtgggttcaatgcgttccaatgggcgaaatatctCAGCATCCAGCTAAGATCCTccgtagggtggccattttcgggtgcctttCTTGCggaaaagccttcctaaacacagcagggagccattttaaacagtgggtggccattttgaaacccaacgatcagctgttttctgatcgtcataaagcgcaaaatcagttcccgaagcagggaaacgatcatcgttaagcgatttttgcctatcaaaacatcgttttgcgatcgcaaaagcaatcacaaaaacacatcattaagcgatttcctcgtctaacgaggtaattgtcaagcaggTCACCACTTTATTAATGAATCCGGAGGCCCTATTTCTGCCCCCAGTGGCCACGCAGGGCCCTGAaatgtatataaaaaagaaacagtgagggaggaggaggagcagaacaGCATAGGTTGCCTTGTTCATTGGAGAGAAGGTAGAGTATAATTAACAAATAATGCACATTGCTTTTAAATTGAGAAAACCAACCGAAAAAGATGTATCTGAAAAAGAGTCTGTCACTCATTAAATaatcctgtgctgtcaagtcaattctgacttatggcaacccctctttcagggtttttcaggtagaagaCACTCAgtagtggcttaccattcccttctgtgcagcttgcccaaggccacacaggctggctgtacttggcaggaggcacagtgggaaactgaactaccaacctctggctctgcagccatatagcttaaccactgaactatctctCCACCTTCTTGCCAATTAAGGTGTCACAAGAGTGCATTGTGAATCAGGTAGGGTACTCTTAAAAAGCTATGTGCTGCTGCAGTAGAAAGTCACACATTCGTACTATGGCACAAATCTCAGCAAGCCGCAAGTATGAAGTCTTCTTCCCTTAAACTCCAATCTTGGGAAATTTTCAAAATCCTGGTTTGGTGATTCTGAAATAtagttcagtttttttaaaaaaaaatctagttgaTGCACAGGGAACTTCAATCCCTTTGATTTTAAGTTTTAACTTGCCCGTCTTAAATAGCAGTTGGTCCCTTGATGGACCTTGATTTCCATTCCTTCCTAGAAGTTATTAATAAGCAAGAAGCGGGACAAATGCTGCATGCATTTTTTCTGTCAGCCTGATTTTGTCAGGGGGAAAAGCTAATCCGGTTATCCTTGCACTTACAGATGATGGCCAGGCACCGAGCAAATGAAGCAAGCTCATCGGGAGCATCCTCAGCAATAGGTATGGAAGCCGTGATGTGCTCATCAGCTGTGTTTGCTACATGCTTTTTGATGGACAGGATGTGAACACCTGTGCTGATGCACCACAGAAGTGAGGAATGAATCTATTAGAAGTGCGATGATTAAATTTACTAAAACTCTGAGCATGTAGATTGGCTTTAAGAGGCATTGATGTGCTTCGGGTAGAAGGCCTGGCTAAAGAACCTTAAAACTGGAATGAGAAAAGCTCAAGGACATGTCTGTTGGCTGGAATGTCTCAGGTTTTATTCTTGGATCCTCAgagatccagtgtggtgtagtggatagtgtcaGACTAGTTGggctatttatttaaaaaacattgttaccctgcttttctcctatgaaaggacccaagatagcttacatcattaaaatacaacattaaagctaaaaacagtggaTTATTcctatattaaacaaacaaataaaattatattaagaGCATAACTAAAACAGAGTTAGAAGCAACAACTGCAAACCATCTCATTTTGAAACCTTTCCTAgacagcctgcctgaagaggacgGTCTTCGATTgtttgcaggaggacagcaatgatggggccagtctggcctcccatgggcgggagttccagagtctgggaacatcAGCAAAGAAGGCCCTTTGCATGTTTAAATAGTAGGAGCCTCATGGTgtagcggttaaactgcagtgctgcagccagAACTCTGCTCATGAACCAAGTTCTatcccaggtagttggcttgAGATTCCCTCAGCCTTCAAAGGTCGATAAATTGAGTACCTTTCTTGCTGGGAGGAGGGGGGCAGTGAGTAGCCTgtatgattaaattgtaaactgcccaggtaAGACTTTCtactgctttaagtgctatgggacagtagataagcagcacactttgcattttttaaaatatgtgtgtgtatttttccagaagatagatagatagatagatagatagatagatagatagatagatagatagatagatagatagatagatagatagatagatagatagatagatagatagatagatagatagatagatagatagatagatagatagatagatagatagatagatagatagatagatagatagatggatggatggatggatggatggatagatagatagatggatagatggatggatggatggatggatggatagatggatagatggatggatagatagatggatagatagatggatagatagatggatagatagatggatagatagatggatagatacgTACATACAtgaatacatacagtggtgcctcgcaagacgaatgtaattcatcttgcaaaaaaatcgtcttgcgaaaagcggcttcccataggaatgcattgcaatgcatgcttatgggaacctcgcaagacgaatgcatttttttcatcttgtgaggcagcagtctaaaaaaaaaaaaaatcttgcgaagcacggccatagaagaagccctCACTGCTGGTTTAATCAATCCCCATCCTAATGCTAGAGATGGGGGAAAGTGGCGGATTTTGGCGTACATCTTCCAGTATCTCACAACCACAgcatgaccactggccatgatggctgTGAGACTGTGTGCATCATAGGGTACGTCCAGATGGGTTTATAGATTAATATTTGGATCactgttggtatggtttggtttgaaccaaattgTGTCATTCAAATGTGTTTCAActtgcgaagcaccatagcgatcgaaaaaaccattcgtcttACGGTTTTTTCATCCtgtgaggcattcatcttgtgaggcaccaatgtaggtaggtaggtaggtaggtaggtaggtaggtaggtaggtaggtaggtaggtaggtaggtaggtaggtaggtaggtaggtaggtaggtaggtaggtaggtaggtagaaagaaagaaagaaagaaagaaagaaagaaagaaagaaagaaagaaagaaagaaagaaagaaagaaagaaaatggttgaAGATTCTGGACTGATAAAAAGGAATGAATTCTTCATATAGCACATAGTTGAACCCCAACACCCCGGAgcttggaatagttactttttgggccacagcacccagaatggcagctggccatgctgactgagaaTTCTGGTGGCTGTAATTTAAAAGCAACTTCCTCACACTGTATGCTAATGAGAGAACTATGagataaattcatggagaatAAGGCTATCtattatggccactggtcaccATAGATATATGTTGCTTCCATAAACCCAGAGTGTAGACCTCTCTCATTGCTACAGCAGTGCTTTGGCTGTAACCGTAGTTGACGTTTAAATGTgggcctctttcttttttctttccatctagATCCCACTGCAACTGAAACAAGAGGTGCCTTTCAGAGTGTCATACCCAGAGTGGCCGCTCACCTGACGGCTAACCCAAACAGAAAGAGTGCTTTAACCACACAAAGTAAGACATGGTTGTTGTTTGCTTGTGTACAGAAGACCTGTTGGGTTTATTCCTATTCTAGCTTGTTCATGGTGAACAGATCCCATCCGTGCTTGAATATGCACATTCCCTGTTTACCCAGTTCTCCCTCAACTGGAGGAAATTGTTCTGTGAAAATGACCAGAAAATGGACTAGTGGCCCAAATTCTGTGACTGATTTTTGCTTGCTTACGTGAAATTGAAGACGACTTAATAGCAAATGGATGCTCGTtaacaaggtacagtggtgcctcgctagacagttaccccgcatgacagtttttttgctagacatggactttttgcgatcgctatagcgattcgcaaaacagtgattcctatggagggaatttcgctggacaatgtttggtccctgcttcgcaaaccaattttcgctagacaacgattttgatagcttcctccgtgctcgcaaaacgggtgtttttgagacctaagcttcgcaagacagcaatttaaacagttgattggtggttcacaaagtggctttcctatggccgatcttcgctagacaacgagaattcttccccactggaatgcattaaacaggtttcaatgcattccaatggggaaatgcttttcgttagacgATTTCGTTAAACAGCGAATTCAGTGGAATCGTCTAGCGAGCTACCACTGTACTGGTTGCACCTTGGGAATTCCACGGATTCccaaaagaaggagggaagagcTAAGAGGGCATGTGTGAACGACCATATCCAGCTGCTCCAtagctttgttttaattattttacttaTTCCAGCCTCCTGAATCATTTCCAAGTGAATGCACAATGGGTGGTAACGCACGAGAACGCAACCAGCCTCTTGTTAGTGAGTGCCAGTTTCCCACAAAGAGttgcacaggttttttttttaaagcaaatataaAATGGCCGTAGGCTTCTGGTCAGTCTTTCATTAAAAGTAGCCAAAACTTTGAAAAATTGCCTTTTTCAACTATCCCTTGGTCCCCCAGATAGTAAATAACTTTCACAAGTTCTGAGAATAATGACTGCAGATTTGTTATTTTCTGGTTCACTTCTTTGCAGGGTTTGCTGGTTTACAGAAGCTTTATTATATGCGAAAACTAATCAATATTAAAATGAGTTAAGTTCAgtagtatatttttatttatttgctacatgTCAATCAGTAAATTGGCATCATCCTTAACAGGATCTAGAATTTGTAGcttccaaaattattattattattattaaaaatatttttacacagcctttctccttaaaaaggatctaaggcagcttacatcattgaaagacaatattaaaactgaaaataaatatttaaaaggaacaaacaaataccactctgataaATGGTAAAGTAGCACTAAAAAACCTaattaaagcagtaatacataaAAAATCTAAAATGGCATCCAAGCTCTGGCCATTATGGTTTGTAAAAACTCTGGAATGAAAGCTATCAAGAATGAACAAAATGCAGATTTTCAGTTTCTTAAATATACCTTAAAGTTGtggaatttttttcttctatgctttatatctgtctgtctttatctatctatcacaaaataacttttgtcttttttttttttacccaaccATAGATATTGCACTGGGAAGCAATCTTGGCTATAAAATAAACACATGGGAGTCATCCAGAAGAGGGAATTCTTTTTGCTACAATGTAGATGTGAGAAATGGGGAGCTTGTCATACGACAGACAGGCTTCTATTATATCTACTCTCAAATATATTTTCGGTTCCGTGAACCTGAGGGGGTAGAACCTGATTCAGACCCTGGCTCAGATAGTGTCCGGAACCCAAAACAAATGGTTCAGTACATTTCTAAGTTCACTGACTACCCAGACCCCATCCTGTTGATGAAAAGCGCCAGAACCAGCTGTTGGTCCAAAAACGCAGAATATGGACTTTACTCGATATATCAAGGTGGCGTCTTTCACTTAAAAAACAACGACCGGATCTTTGTCTCCGTAAGCAGCAAGGACCTAGTAGATATGGACAGAGAGACAAGTTTCTTTGGGGCTTTCCTCGTCTTGTAGAGAAAGAATCCACGAAGCTTTGATAAGGAAGGATGGGGTGAGCAAAGTGTGTGTTGGAtaacaattcccagcattccttcTCATTGGTTGTCCTGGctaggaatgatgggaactgcagtcctgcaAGTTTCTCATTTCTGCCGTGAAGGAATTGTGTGGAAGAGGCTACAGGGAGAGGATGTTAACTAGTGTTTTCTGCCTGGAGCAGCTATGGACACCTGTTGACCAGTGCCAAGAAACAAATGAATCTCATCAGTTTGGGCAAGGTTCCTTTCCATGAGGAAAACCAGACTTTTGGATTCGCCCTATACACAGGACTTGTAAGAAAGGACATGAGGTCCCTGAAGCATTTTTAAAGAAGCTTTGATTCTGGAGGGTTTTACAGCCTCTGGTCCAGAGACCCATCTCAACCAATATGCTGCACCTAATGCCTCATGGGAAGCCATACAGAACAAGGCCTAAGGCTTGGCCTACATCTGCACACAGCATTCCTCACTCTTTCCTTGTGTCTCTTTCTGGCACAGCAGATCACCTTTGCTGGAGTGTGGCTGCGATCTGTGGTAACATGACCCCTCAAGATTTGGATAAGAGTTATGCTTGGCTAAGTTCTGGCCATTATAAACCTTACCATGCAGAATGACGAGCTAAAAAGTCACATGGAAGTAGACATGGCCACTCTTAACTGTATGTGTCAAATCACCTACTGGAAAGCTGATACCCTTCTTGATGTGTTGCTAATCTTTACACCTTTCAAGCCCATGACTTGTTTCATTCAGTTTGTGACATGGTATCAAGATACTCTTAAAATTTGCTGCTTACTTCTGTCATGCTGGCAGTTTTGCAGAAAAACCaagtttactttttttaaaaaacattgcagaATAATTTCATTGTTTGGCTGACACAGAAGTGACTCTTTTTTAAGTCACAGGACTAGAACTCTTCTACCTTGGCCATGCAGTCCCCCTTTAAAACAAGACTCCCTTCTGTGATATTCTCTCTAATGATGTATGAACAGCACTAGCAAAAATATAGCCATGCTCACTTTCACAACCCATTCTGAGCCTAGTAAAAGATAAACACTGGAGATAGGGTTGCCACACTCAGCAAGCCTGAGCTGCAGAAATAACCAGATTTTTCATCATCTGTGCACTGCTGTTGAAGACAGAGAAGCAAGGCTGAGTGAAAAGGCAGGTTACTCTTTAACGGTGCTAACTTTTGTCtacaaagtttatttttttaagtgttttattCCGCCAGAAGCGTCTTTTTTATGTCTTTTTGGTAGCAGGGAGAGACATTGTCAAGGTAGGAAAGCAGAACACAATTACTTAATTCAGTTCTGATAGCACCAAATGGAGTAGTCATGTTTTGACTAGCTCCCTGTCTCATCGCTGTGTCGGCACCATGTGAGCTGCGAGGGCC from the Pogona vitticeps strain Pit_001003342236 chromosome 3, PviZW2.1, whole genome shotgun sequence genome contains:
- the TNFSF10 gene encoding tumor necrosis factor ligand superfamily member 10 isoform X2; the encoded protein is MTGHFEITHSWRYHMSELRSTYSESNMACFTRENFFLEDLDPYYSEDSDPCWQVKRQLSRLIKKMMARHRANEASSSGASSAIDPTATETRGAFQSVIPRVAAHLTANPNRKSALTTQNIALGSNLGYKINTWESSRRGNSFCYNVDVRNGELVIRQTGFYYIYSQIYFRFREPEGVEPDSDPGSDSVRNPKQMVQYISKFTDYPDPILLMKSARTSCWSKNAEYGLYSIYQGGVFHLKNNDRIFVSVSSKDLVDMDRETSFFGAFLVL
- the TNFSF10 gene encoding tumor necrosis factor ligand superfamily member 10 isoform X1, translated to MQSGGGGGPGVALSCGLVLVFAVLLQTICVAITFLYFTNELQQLRSTYSESNMACFTRENFFLEDLDPYYSEDSDPCWQVKRQLSRLIKKMMARHRANEASSSGASSAIDPTATETRGAFQSVIPRVAAHLTANPNRKSALTTQNIALGSNLGYKINTWESSRRGNSFCYNVDVRNGELVIRQTGFYYIYSQIYFRFREPEGVEPDSDPGSDSVRNPKQMVQYISKFTDYPDPILLMKSARTSCWSKNAEYGLYSIYQGGVFHLKNNDRIFVSVSSKDLVDMDRETSFFGAFLVL